One part of the Desulfobacterales bacterium genome encodes these proteins:
- a CDS encoding recombinase family protein produces MKKQNSTAIYIRVSTSTQKIDLQKDSLYAYAERVGLNIISEYIDIAVSGRKEGRPQLKALMEAVHNHEFDCVLVWKFDRFARSVSHLLHALEEFNHLNIRFISVQDQIDTKSPIGKAMFTIIGAMAELESSLVSERVKAGMAAAKIRGKKIGRPKTSSYLINEIEKLAQQN; encoded by the coding sequence ATGAAAAAACAAAATTCAACAGCTATTTATATAAGAGTATCTACTTCTACTCAAAAAATTGATTTACAAAAAGACAGTTTATATGCTTATGCTGAAAGAGTCGGACTTAACATTATTAGTGAGTACATCGATATAGCTGTATCAGGTCGAAAAGAAGGACGTCCTCAGTTAAAAGCATTAATGGAAGCTGTCCATAATCATGAATTTGATTGTGTTTTAGTGTGGAAATTTGATCGTTTTGCCCGTAGTGTTTCTCACTTACTTCATGCTTTAGAAGAATTTAACCATTTGAACATTCGTTTTATTAGCGTTCAAGATCAAATAGATACAAAAAGCCCAATAGGGAAAGCTATGTTTACCATCATTGGTGCAATGGCGGAATTAGAATCTTCTCTTGTTAGTGAACGCGTTAAGGCTGGAATGGCTGCCGCAAAGATTAGAGGGAAAAAAATTGGTCGTCCAAAGACTTCGTCTTATTTAATTAATGAGATTGAAAAGTTAGCACAACAAAATTAA
- a CDS encoding PEGA domain-containing protein — MLKLSNENIQGIVGVREAKNYQGKPYFTMNYYDRTLYDLIGKDTDTTRGKLPWNEALPLIQGIISPINSLHSRTPAIIHRDLKPSNILIDRFNAPYISDFGLAKELAIKDVEEEFMTQTGTNFGSEYYGAPEQRGGFKEADERADIYSLGVIIYRMLTGRLLGLHAMDSVAHYVEGIDKDTAMRIDEVVKKSTNPEVGQRLSKVSSMFETFSIFSKDSSVDVTTGRGFDTVEQYRIVLETAYSMADDGVLSDKAQAALENKAKDFGIDEHVAKALEKEHRIKLGLSEDERVISVQGITGQISGGSSGSGTGTLAITSEPEMADIQIDGIDRGKTPSTIDVKEGKRSIRLKLDGYFPEKRIERIEAGKETKVHVIFESMTGKIKVDVKAYSEKYRPSFYLDGKLIGKLPLTITEVSAGVHNYKIFVDDHEDVAGEVLINLDDEKVISHTMKPLSAKLDLQSNREGAEIWIDGKNTGKITPSKITIAPGNYKLALKMKGYTDFEKNISLLPNETRSEMTSLVKDIGKVGVSTVPEGASIFINEKKIEKLTDTVVNLKSGAYKIEVMLDGYKKESKEIKLSPDEYIDVDFKLVKGKTSIPQEIVHVRSVIPVQEEVENNERIELNERIELKNTLKTFFSKEQKKIVNEGDIKRNLAIEKKSPINFLPNTSITQEIFDSASDDDVRCKYLIKMGAPNPFFRYNNKFNATYLRIKEMNIMRFIDVEKFKKFVASLEKKGSWFAAPFEAAIRNDLVLAKEGRLSGLKLLKL; from the coding sequence ATGCTCAAGCTTTCCAATGAAAATATTCAAGGAATTGTTGGCGTTAGAGAGGCTAAGAATTATCAGGGAAAGCCTTATTTTACAATGAATTATTATGACAGAACCTTATACGATTTAATAGGAAAAGATACTGATACAACAAGAGGCAAACTGCCTTGGAATGAAGCCCTTCCATTAATTCAAGGAATTATTTCTCCGATAAACTCCCTTCATTCAAGGACACCAGCCATAATTCACAGGGATTTAAAGCCGTCAAATATTTTAATTGATAGATTTAATGCTCCATATATCAGTGATTTCGGCCTTGCTAAAGAATTAGCCATAAAAGATGTAGAAGAAGAATTCATGACTCAAACAGGAACGAATTTTGGTTCTGAATATTACGGCGCTCCAGAGCAAAGAGGCGGATTTAAAGAAGCAGACGAAAGAGCAGATATTTATTCACTTGGAGTAATAATCTACAGAATGCTTACAGGTAGATTATTAGGCCTTCATGCAATGGATTCAGTTGCCCATTATGTAGAAGGAATTGATAAAGACACGGCAATGCGCATAGATGAAGTAGTTAAAAAATCGACAAATCCTGAAGTTGGTCAAAGGCTTTCCAAAGTATCGAGCATGTTTGAAACATTTTCTATATTTTCAAAAGATAGTTCGGTTGACGTTACGACTGGAAGGGGATTTGATACTGTTGAGCAATATAGGATAGTTCTTGAGACAGCTTATTCTATGGCAGATGATGGAGTTTTAAGTGATAAGGCTCAAGCAGCTTTAGAAAATAAAGCCAAAGATTTTGGCATAGACGAGCATGTAGCAAAAGCATTGGAAAAGGAGCATAGGATAAAGCTTGGATTATCAGAAGATGAACGAGTTATAAGTGTTCAAGGCATAACAGGACAAATAAGCGGAGGCTCGTCAGGTTCCGGAACAGGAACTTTGGCAATAACTTCAGAACCAGAAATGGCAGATATTCAGATTGACGGAATAGATAGAGGCAAAACTCCTTCAACTATTGATGTTAAAGAAGGAAAAAGATCAATAAGGCTTAAATTAGACGGATATTTTCCAGAAAAAAGAATTGAACGCATTGAAGCAGGCAAAGAAACAAAAGTTCATGTAATTTTTGAGTCAATGACAGGAAAAATAAAAGTAGATGTAAAAGCATATTCAGAAAAATATCGCCCAAGTTTTTATTTAGATGGTAAATTGATTGGAAAACTTCCTTTAACAATAACCGAGGTGTCCGCAGGTGTTCATAATTATAAAATTTTTGTGGATGACCATGAAGATGTAGCCGGCGAAGTTTTAATAAATCTTGATGATGAAAAAGTTATATCCCATACAATGAAGCCTTTATCAGCTAAATTGGATTTGCAAAGTAACCGTGAAGGTGCTGAAATTTGGATAGATGGAAAGAATACAGGCAAAATAACTCCATCAAAAATTACGATTGCGCCAGGAAATTATAAATTAGCATTGAAAATGAAAGGATACACAGATTTTGAAAAGAATATTTCCCTTCTTCCTAATGAAACAAGGTCAGAAATGACATCATTGGTTAAAGATATCGGAAAGGTAGGAGTATCAACCGTTCCAGAAGGAGCAAGTATATTCATAAATGAAAAGAAGATAGAAAAACTTACAGATACAGTAGTAAATCTTAAATCAGGCGCTTATAAAATTGAGGTTATGCTTGATGGATATAAAAAGGAATCAAAAGAGATAAAATTATCTCCTGACGAATATATTGATGTTGATTTTAAGCTGGTAAAAGGTAAAACTTCTATTCCTCAGGAAATAGTCCATGTCAGATCCGTCATTCCAGTTCAAGAAGAAGTCGAGAATAATGAACGAATAGAATTAAATGAACGAATAGAATTAAAAAATACTTTAAAAACTTTTTTTTCAAAAGAGCAAAAAAAAATAGTAAATGAAGGCGATATTAAAAGAAATCTTGCTATAGAAAAAAAATCACCTATAAATTTTTTACCGAACACTTCTATAACACAGGAAATTTTTGATAGTGCATCTGATGATGATGTCAGATGCAAATATTTGATAAAAATGGGCGCTCCGAATCCATTTTTTAGATATAATAATAAATTTAATGCAACGTATTTACGAATTAAAGAAATGAATATAATGAGATTTATAGATGTTGAAAAGTTTAAAAAATTTGTTGCATCCCTTGAAAAAAAAGGGAGTTGGTTTGCGGCTCCGTTCGAGGCTGCAATACGAAATGATTTAGTTCTTGCAAAAGAGGGGCGGTTAAGTGGATTAAAATTGTTGAAGCTATAA